A single region of the Salvia miltiorrhiza cultivar Shanhuang (shh) chromosome 8, IMPLAD_Smil_shh, whole genome shotgun sequence genome encodes:
- the LOC131001937 gene encoding F-box/kelch-repeat protein At1g23390-like produces the protein MATRLNQEEEAEIHGDVLETVLSHVPSVDLVSASHVSKWWRGAVSSSLRHQNPPKPWLILHTQSTRPPHATAVHAYDPRSDVWIRIRRPPIEYVAALHSSSAASLLYMLSPSAFAFSTDPLHSDWTIASPPRVWRMDPIVARVGGAVVVASGACYFEDDPLAVEIYDLRTRAWRACESMPPTLKDSAAAAWLSAAATEEKLLLVEKQTGLTHWFDPISNSWSGPIVLKPSQPVRSCHVSFSNSSGLIMIGICPIENKETVKLWRIGENDFSFEEIGEMPEECVAGLKSDSVDFSIDVRVASNLVYVYNSPAAEEVVACEITTGGGGCRWWKVRNVVARDGMILNTSVFTCAEVGIGDLQRAITAKSWQFEVV, from the coding sequence atggcAACGAGACTGAATCAAGAAGAAGAAGCGGAGATTCACGGCGACGTGCTAGAAACCGTCCTCTCGCACGTGCCGTCAGTCGACCTGGTCTCCGCCTCACACGTTTCAAAATGGTGGCGCGGCGCCGTCTCCTCCTCCCTCCGCCACCAAAATCCGCCGAAGCCGTGGCTGATCCTCCACACGCAGTCCACTCGCCCCCCGCACGCCACCGCCGTCCACGCCTACGATCCGCGATCCGACGTCTGGATCCGCATCCGGCGCCCTCCGATCGAATACGTCGCCGCACTCCACTCATCCTCCGCCGCCAGTCTCCTCTACATGCTCTCCCCTTCCGCCTTCGCCTTCTCCACCGATCCGCTCCACTCCGATTGGACCATCGCCAGCCCTCCCCGCGTGTGGCGGATGGACCCGATCGTCGCCAGAGTCGGGGGCGCCGTCGTAGTCGCCAGCGGCGCGTGCTACTTCGAGGACGATCCGCTGGCGGTCGAGATCTACGACCTCCGAACGCGCGCCTGGCGCGCGTGCGAGTCGATGCCGCCGACTTTGAAGGACTCCGCCGCCGCGGCGTGGCTGTCCGCCGCCGCGACGGAGGAGAAGCTCCTCCTCGTCGAGAAACAAACCGGTTTGACTCACTGGTTCGATCCGATTTCCAATTCCTGGTCCGGTCCGATCGTGTTGAAACCGAGCCAGCCGGTCCGGAGCTGCCACGTCAGCTTCTCCAACTCCAGCGGCTTGATCATGATTGGAATTTGTCCAattgaaaacaaagaaacagtCAAACTGTGGCGAATTGGGGAAAACGATTTCTCGTTTGAAGAGATCGGAGAAATGCCGGAGGAGTGTGTAGCCGGATTGAAGAGTGATTCGGTGGATTTCTCCATCGACGTTAGAGTAGCGAGCAACCTCGTGTACGTTTATAATTCACcggcggcggaggaggtggTGGCGTGCGAGATTACGACCGGTGGCGGCGGGTGCCGGTGGTGGAAGGTGAGGAATGTGGTGGCGCGTGACGGCATGATTTTGAATACGTCGGTGTTTACGTGTGCGGAGGTTGGGATCGGCGACTTGCAGCGAGCCATAACGGCGAAGAGCTGGCAATTCGAGGTGGTTTGA
- the LOC130998206 gene encoding uncharacterized protein LOC130998206, with the protein MRVNDLFEEDTTTWDGKKVLAMVDSRDGWKILSQLHGRMDGPDLPFWLHGKLNMYTVKSGYWLASLRRRRADPSTSDQFKDLWKWIWSLEVIPKVKMFMWKCLAEALPTNTALRKKSIDLDPMCRRCGNGIETMEHALRDCVWMKVLWAVSPLLLPPILEAEICPIQAWFERIRSVPHKEIHATFASIAWAVWYTRNLLVFQGKETDHKECLTIAHRGTWPKTVCENPKFSMPTRIFCSRPGQLKVACDAAVAPNFGIGVGSILMDGEGSVQGCRYGAWRGAYTSLEGEALAILEGLRLCVEKEATDVVVETDNQELYWSITRNETDLSYLGDTICEIRALVDSLEHVEFSWTKREGNEMADKLASHALSGFYPVLSHDVLPFDVNNDFFLLILSAALGENRNGEGAHSLTKVIPLANKIPLTKVVPLMYPFC; encoded by the exons ATGAGAGTGAATGATCTGTTTGAGGAAGATACAACGACATGGGACGGGAAAAAAGTGTTGGCTATGGTCGACTCAAGGGATGGTTGGAAGATTCTCTCACAACTGCATGGGAGGATGGATGGACCGGACCTTCCCTTTTGGCTCCATGGTAAGCTGAATATGTATACTGTTAAGTCGGGTTACTGGTTGGCGAGCTTACGAAGGAGAAGGGCCGATCCTTCTACTTCGGATCAGTTTAAGGATCTATGGAAGTGGATTTGGAGTTTAGAAGTGATTCCAAAGGTCAAAATGTTTATGTGGAAATGTCTTGCTGAGGCACTCCCAACAAATACTGCATTGCGGAAAAAATCTATAGATCTGGATCCGATGTGTCGTCGATGTGGTAATGGTATTGAAACGATGGAGCACGCCCTTCGTGATTGTGTGTGGATGAAGGTTTTGTGGGCTGTTTCCCCTCTTCTTCTCCCTCCGATTCTAGAAGCTGAAATCTGCCCGATCCAGGCATGGTTTGAACGCATTAGATCGGTGCCCCATAAAGAAATCCACGCTACTTTTGCTTCTATTGCTTGGGCCGTTTGGTATACTCGAAACCTTCTTGTTTTTCAAGGTAAGGAGACGGATCATAAGGAGTGTCTGACGATTGCTCATCGTGGAACTTGGCCGAAAACTGTTTGTGAGAACCCCAAATTTTCAATGCCGACTCGCATTTTCTGTTCTAGACCTGGACAGCTCAAGGTGGCATGTGACGCGGCTGTTGCTCCAAATTTTGGGATTGGCGTGGGCAGTATCTTAATGGATGGAGAAGGGTCGGTTCAGGGATGCAGGTATGGAGCGTGGAGAGGAGCTTATACGAGCTTAGAGGGAGAGGCTTTAGCGATTCTCGAAGGTTTGCGGCTTTGTGTGGAGAAAGAAGCGACAGACGTTGTGGTGGAGACGGATAATCAGGAACTGTACTGGAGTATTACCAGAAATGAAACAGACCTTTCCTACCTTGGAGATACAATTTGTGAGATTCGGGCGTTGGTTGATTCTTTGGAGCATGTGGAATTCAGCTGGACAAAACGTGAAGGAAATGAAATGGCAGACAAATTAGCTTCTCATGCCTTATCTGGTTTTTATCCTGTTCTTTCTCATGATGTTTTACCTTTTGATGTAAACAATG ACTTCTTTCTTCTAATTTTATCTGCTGCTCTTGGTGAAAATCGTAATGGAGAAGGAGCTCATTCTCTGACaaaggtgattcctctggcgaataaGATTCCTCTGACAAAGGTGGTTCCTCTGATGTATCCATTCTGCTGA
- the LOC130998207 gene encoding uncharacterized protein LOC130998207 yields MWLRDERCGEFCKELWQTGGAALLADDVSLKIQMMGRELKLWESRSFGRVKKRCSEIRKELAELQKPSLEASTKDDQRALENELDELLQREDVMWKQRSRTDWMAEGDRNTSYFHKVAEGRRSRNHIREIKMVDGRVTRKNEEMDEVFRSYFQELFTLESPHNPDVVLQSIEPVVTEEMNRELTASYTQEEIVQALKQIHPLKAPGPDGMSVVFYNSCWSSARFEVVPILLDILNNGATPRLKRCLPSIIHESQSAFVPGRHITDNAILAFEIFHMMKINKAKDHGVFAYKLDMAKVTHLCRPGVYDKAILYPIFLFLMCAEALSGLLRQAETRGLVHGARLCRTAPRVSHLLFADDFIIFGRANQQEINVVKEVLREYEEVSGQKVNLDKSTISFSGGVATAKQEALAIQMGVGLTGCRSNYLGIPSIVGRSKTEIFQMLVDRTRKKSKDWKRKFLSRAGKTVLIKAVLQSIPTYLMSCFALPE; encoded by the exons ATGTGGTTACGAGATGAGCGGTGTGGGGAGTTCTGTAAGGAACTTTGGCAAACGGGTGGGGCAGCTCTTTTGGCAGATGATGTTTCCTTGAAGATACAGATGATGGGAAGGGAACTGAAATTATGGGAATCGAGGAGCTTTGGTCGTGTTAAAAAACGATGCAGCGAGATTAGAAAGGAATTAGCAGAATTACAAAAACCATCGTTGGAGGCTTCGACGAAAGATGACCAGCGGGCTCTTGAGAATGAACTTGATGAATTATTGCAACGTGAAGATGTGATGTGGAAACAAAGATCCAGAACTGACTGGATGGCGGAAGGGGATAGGAATACTAGCTATTTCCACAAGGTAGCCGAGGGAAGAAGGAGCCGAAACCATATTAGAGAGATTAAGATGGTGGATGGTAGAGTTACTAGAAAGAATGAGGAGATGGATGAGGTGTTTAGATCATACTTTCAGGAGCTTTTTACGTTGGAATCCCCTCATAACCCAGATGTGGTGCTTCAATCCATTGAACCTGTTGTTACAGAGGAGATGAACAGAGAGCTCACCGCCTCCTATACTCAGGAGGAAATTGTCCAAGCATTGAAACAAATTCATCCTCTCAAGGCCCCTGGGCCTGATGGTATGTCTGTTGTTTTCTATAATTCTTGTTGGTCGTCGGCTCGTTTTGAAGTTGTCCCAATTTTGCTCGATATTCTCAATAATGGTGCTACACCCAG GCTTAAGAGGTGTCTTCCTTCCATTATTCATGAGAGTCAGTCTGCGTTTGTTCCTGGTCGGCATATCACTGATAATGCCATTTTGGCTTTTGAGATCTTTCATATGATGAAGATCAATAAAGCCAAAGATCATGGAGTGTTTGCTTATAAACTGGATATGGCCAAG GTGACTCATTTGTGTCGTCCCGGGGTTTACGATAAGGCGATCCTTTATCCCATTTTTCTCTTCCTCATGTGCGCGGAGGCTCTCTCTGGGCTTCTAAGACAAGCGGAAACGAGGGGCTTGGTGCATGGGGCTAGATTATGCCGAACGGCTCCAAGAGTGAGCCATCTCCTCTTTGCTGACGATTTTATTATCTTCGGGAGGGCAAACCAACAGGAGATTAATGTGGTGAAGGAAGTTCTCAGAGAGTATGAAGAGGTGTCGGGACAAAAAGTTAATCTGGATAAGTCCACCATCTCTTTTAGCGGAGGTGTGGCCACGGCTAAACAAGAAGCTTTGGCTATTCAGATGGGAGTGGGGCTTACGGGTTGTAGGTCCAATTATCTTGGGATTCCGAGTATTGTGGGGAGATCGAAAACTGAGATTTTCCAGATGTTGGTGGACAGAACGAGGAAGAAATCTAAGGATTGGAAAAGAAAATTCTTATCGAGGGCTGGAAAAACTGTGCTTATAAAGGCAGTTCTTCAATCGATTCCGACCTACCTTATGAGCTGTTTCGCACTACCCGAATAG